A stretch of the Panicum virgatum strain AP13 chromosome 9N, P.virgatum_v5, whole genome shotgun sequence genome encodes the following:
- the LOC120692347 gene encoding uncharacterized protein LOC120692347: protein MSASEVPEGIELSDWRGLDCKSSLRCRHGRPSRCLLCWDGANTGRRYLGCPLKNKSRMCRFVKWVDDEWPPKSQEVAATLWDVVAQFKKKADDAQTDLLGAIQLRNEVMEDKEALLEEEEDWAIEKAALVQEKARIRRELSMRTRFARASCSTLASRINSQELDKKVLVGVILCLLGLLVAMMLSVVLKNK, encoded by the exons ATGTCTGCAAGTGAGGTTCCAGAGGGGATTGAGTTGTCAGATTGGAGGGGACTTGACTGCAAAAGTAGCCTTAGATGCCGCCATGGAAGACCCTCAAGATGCTTGCTTTGCTGGGATGGCGCCAACACTGGCCGACGCTACCTTGGTTGCCCCCTTAAG AACAAGTCTAGGATGTGCCGTTTTGTCAAGTGGGTTGATGATGAGTGGCCGCCAAAGTCCCAAGAAGTTGCTGCGACTCTGTGGGATGTTGTTGCCCAGTTCAAGAAGAAAGCTGATGATGCCCAAACTGATCTACTGGGTGCCATTCAGTTGAGAAATGAGGTTATGGAGGACAAGGAAGCACTGctagaagaggaggaggattgGGCCATCGAGAAGGCAGCTCTGGTGCAGGAGAAAGCAAGGATAAGGAGGGAATTGTCCATGAGAACGAGGTTTGCACGGGCGTCTTGTTCAACATTGGCCTCAAGGATTAACAGTCAAGAGTTGGACAAGAAGGTCCTGGTTGGAGTGATCCTATGCCTACTTGGCCTCCTAGTGGCAATGATGCTTTCAGTcgtactgaagaacaagtga